The proteins below come from a single Natranaerofaba carboxydovora genomic window:
- a CDS encoding ribonuclease HII, which yields MAEKSLKELEEMVKTVPDKMLLGLLKSDERKGAKKLAEKLEKKLNKIEAERKRIEDMYLFQKVIAPDKKVIAGVDEAGRGPLAGPLVGAAVILNDEEYISLADSKTLNKKEREDLCREIIEKSLSYGVGVVNVKVIDNVNILNANKIAFVKALKNLDMDPEHILLDGNQIPENYQDKADAVVKGDKKAASIAAAGIIAKVTRDNIMYKLDKLYPGYGFCDNKGYPTKNHYIAIKNYGITPVHRESFLKGRNY from the coding sequence ATGGCTGAAAAATCACTAAAAGAACTTGAAGAAATGGTTAAAACAGTTCCTGATAAGATGTTGCTTGGTTTACTTAAGTCTGATGAAAGAAAAGGTGCCAAGAAGTTAGCAGAAAAATTAGAAAAAAAATTAAATAAAATTGAAGCAGAAAGAAAAAGAATTGAAGATATGTATCTATTCCAAAAAGTAATCGCGCCTGATAAAAAAGTCATAGCAGGAGTTGATGAGGCGGGTAGAGGGCCGTTAGCGGGACCCTTAGTTGGAGCTGCTGTAATACTAAATGACGAAGAGTATATTAGCCTTGCTGATTCTAAAACTCTTAACAAAAAAGAAAGAGAAGACCTTTGTAGAGAGATAATAGAAAAATCATTAAGCTACGGGGTTGGGGTAGTAAATGTAAAGGTGATAGACAATGTAAATATCTTGAATGCTAACAAGATAGCCTTTGTTAAAGCATTAAAAAACCTAGATATGGACCCCGAACATATTTTGTTAGATGGCAATCAAATACCTGAAAACTATCAGGATAAAGCGGATGCAGTAGTAAAAGGGGATAAAAAGGCTGCATCTATAGCTGCAGCAGGAATTATAGCAAAGGTTACAAGGGATAATATTATGTACAAGCTTGACAAGCTTTACCCCGGGTATGGATTTTGCGATAACAAAGGTTATCCTACAAAAAATCATTACATAGCAATCAAAAATTACGGTATAACTCCAGTACATAGGGAAAGCTTTTTAAAAGGCAGGAATTATTGA
- a CDS encoding FUSC family protein, producing the protein MHFNLNINNNPMIIGPRVWKTGLAVAITFWITELLALDYSFLAVIAAIISVQPTISDSFKKGWERVLATAVGVIVAFTMILIFGSGPLSMGVGVIIGILVCKYFNWYESIVLASITIVILMSGYHEDNLFDYALYRTGLPFLGIGVAIFINLLFSPPKHISTLKESLKSLNESIESLFMRVINGFVTSKNYNEKEVEKLVLKVEEQHSICREILTRHKSELGYQKYFKGQDPESIKKYEKAIDLLWLIAQRVIDIHSLTSERTKRMGELDNNSFSSEYSELLLSVQEFLYLTNSFQRNLLQSFLNEEENYEDIISRQYSEIKELRAELRNNINKWQESHLGSNYIKSLMEIATLIYDLDQICNYLFQFMELDKDNHEESN; encoded by the coding sequence ATGCATTTTAATTTAAATATTAATAATAATCCTATGATTATTGGTCCAAGGGTCTGGAAGACAGGCCTAGCTGTTGCAATTACTTTTTGGATAACAGAATTATTAGCCTTAGATTATTCTTTTTTGGCAGTGATAGCTGCCATAATTTCTGTGCAACCAACAATATCTGATTCTTTCAAAAAAGGATGGGAAAGGGTACTAGCAACAGCTGTTGGAGTAATCGTTGCTTTTACTATGATCTTAATTTTTGGCAGCGGCCCTTTATCAATGGGGGTCGGAGTAATAATTGGTATTTTGGTTTGCAAATATTTCAACTGGTACGAATCAATTGTTTTAGCAAGTATTACAATCGTAATATTAATGTCAGGCTATCATGAAGATAATTTATTTGACTATGCATTGTATAGAACCGGTCTACCTTTTTTAGGAATAGGTGTTGCCATTTTTATAAATTTATTATTCTCACCCCCTAAACATATATCAACTTTAAAGGAAAGTTTGAAATCTCTTAATGAATCTATTGAGTCTTTATTTATGAGAGTAATAAATGGTTTTGTTACCTCCAAAAATTATAACGAAAAAGAAGTCGAAAAACTAGTCCTAAAAGTAGAAGAACAGCATTCCATATGTAGAGAAATACTTACCAGGCACAAAAGTGAACTAGGCTACCAAAAATACTTTAAAGGCCAAGACCCTGAGAGCATAAAAAAATACGAAAAGGCTATAGACTTACTATGGCTAATTGCTCAAAGAGTTATAGACATCCATTCTTTAACAAGTGAAAGAACAAAAAGAATGGGAGAACTAGATAATAACAGTTTTAGCAGTGAGTATAGTGAATTGCTTTTATCCGTTCAAGAATTTTTATATTTAACAAATAGCTTTCAGAGAAATTTACTCCAAAGCTTTTTGAATGAAGAAGAAAATTACGAAGATATTATCTCAAGGCAATATAGTGAAATTAAAGAATTAAGGGCCGAGCTAAGAAACAATATAAATAAATGGCAGGAAAGCCATTTGGGATCAAATTACATTAAGTCACTTATGGAAATTGCAACCCTTATATATGACTTAGATCAAATTTGCAACTATCTATTTCAATTTATGGAGCTAGATAAAGATAATCATGAAGAGTCTAATTAA
- the dprA gene encoding DNA-processing protein DprA, with amino-acid sequence MESSRLEFLLGLVRIEGLGSKRINLLLDKFSSPEIVWNAPFEKLKEVEGIGDKLAMNIISSRKEIDLRKEMNLVKQAKVDILSVEDEVYPKGLKEIYTPPTLLFCKGDLELLKYPMLGVVGTRSPTRYGYEVLKNIIPELTKAGIVIVSGLAKGIDGMAHELCLKNNGKTVAVLGNGIDRVYPPEHNELYKRISNEGLILTEYSIGKSPSPGNFPARNRIISGLSKAVLVVEAPQKSGAIITAEQALDQNKDIMVIPGNITSPKSKGCNKLMAEGAKPVLNAKDILEEFGLEEVYQEVKKENNNENVNIDYKKGTEKILEKIPQYPYKLHLEELFLECSVTYEIFIQEMLELELNGYIIKQAGGYISRIK; translated from the coding sequence GTGGAAAGTTCCCGTTTGGAGTTTTTGTTAGGCCTTGTTAGAATTGAAGGTCTTGGTTCCAAAAGAATTAATTTATTGCTTGACAAATTTTCATCGCCTGAGATAGTCTGGAACGCGCCCTTTGAAAAATTAAAAGAGGTAGAAGGTATTGGCGATAAACTTGCAATGAATATTATATCTTCTAGAAAAGAGATTGATCTTCGAAAAGAGATGAATCTAGTTAAACAGGCAAAGGTAGATATTTTATCAGTTGAGGATGAAGTATACCCAAAGGGTTTAAAAGAAATATATACTCCTCCAACTCTGTTGTTTTGTAAAGGTGATTTGGAACTTTTAAAATACCCTATGTTAGGGGTTGTTGGCACTCGCAGTCCCACAAGATATGGTTATGAAGTATTGAAAAATATTATTCCTGAGTTAACTAAGGCTGGGATTGTTATTGTTAGTGGCCTCGCCAAAGGTATTGATGGGATGGCACATGAGTTATGCCTAAAAAATAATGGAAAAACTGTGGCTGTTTTAGGTAATGGTATTGACAGAGTTTATCCTCCTGAACATAATGAGTTATATAAAAGAATCTCTAATGAAGGGCTGATTTTAACTGAATATTCAATTGGTAAAAGCCCTTCTCCAGGAAACTTTCCGGCTAGAAATAGGATAATTAGTGGCCTATCAAAAGCAGTGCTTGTCGTTGAAGCTCCACAAAAAAGTGGGGCTATTATTACAGCCGAGCAGGCTCTAGATCAAAACAAGGATATTATGGTTATTCCTGGAAACATCACCAGCCCTAAAAGCAAAGGTTGTAATAAACTTATGGCTGAAGGGGCAAAGCCAGTACTTAATGCCAAAGATATACTTGAAGAATTTGGATTGGAAGAAGTCTACCAAGAAGTTAAAAAAGAAAATAACAATGAAAATGTAAATATAGATTATAAAAAGGGAACAGAAAAAATATTAGAGAAAATTCCGCAATACCCATATAAACTTCATTTAGAAGAATTGTTTTTAGAATGTAGTGTTACATACGAAATATTTATTCAAGAAATGTTGGAATTAGAGTTAAATGGTTATATTATTAAGCAGGCGGGTGGTTATATATCTAGAATAAAATGA
- a CDS encoding YraN family protein, whose product MGGGNIRKGKIGEELAEKLLKKQGYLVLEKNFRTRTGEIDIICKENDTIVFVEVKTRQDLNFGLPEEAVDFRKMAKIKKVANIYISRLSTIHPNKNYDFRFDVVSVILDSKENLKSIKLLNNAF is encoded by the coding sequence TTGGGTGGGGGGAACATAAGGAAGGGTAAAATTGGTGAGGAACTAGCTGAAAAGTTACTAAAAAAACAAGGCTATCTTGTTTTAGAGAAAAATTTTAGGACTAGAACTGGAGAAATTGATATAATATGTAAGGAAAATGATACAATAGTTTTTGTGGAAGTTAAAACAAGACAGGATCTAAATTTTGGGTTACCAGAAGAAGCTGTAGATTTTAGAAAAATGGCTAAAATAAAAAAAGTTGCCAATATTTATATTAGTCGTCTATCAACTATTCATCCTAATAAAAACTATGACTTTAGGTTCGATGTGGTAAGTGTAATACTTGATTCAAAAGAAAACTTAAAATCAATTAAGTTATTAAATAATGCATTTTAG
- the ylqF gene encoding ribosome biogenesis GTPase YlqF translates to MKLNWYPGHIAKAKKTIKENIKLVDIVLEVRDARIPESSMPEAIDDVTFNKPKIIVLNKKDLASENITLKWENYYKDLGYHVMGFSKDDKKDVEKLFGLINKFSSKSKILKLMIVGIPNVGKSTVLNQISRKKTARTGAAPGITRGKQWYKFKNRIHLLDTPGILLPEYDDLEVGYKLAVCEAIDINYFQLEEVAKWLFDNLKKLSPEGLKERYKLEELPEFHLFLEEIGRKRGALVKGGEVDLEKASHVFIKDFNNGKFGKVSLEKV, encoded by the coding sequence ATGAAACTTAACTGGTATCCGGGACATATAGCAAAAGCAAAAAAAACAATTAAAGAAAATATTAAGCTTGTAGACATCGTGTTAGAAGTCAGAGATGCTAGAATACCAGAGAGTTCAATGCCAGAAGCTATAGACGATGTCACCTTTAATAAACCTAAAATTATAGTTTTAAATAAAAAGGACCTTGCTTCAGAAAATATTACTCTTAAATGGGAGAATTATTATAAAGATTTGGGTTATCATGTAATGGGGTTTTCTAAAGATGATAAGAAAGATGTAGAAAAGTTGTTTGGTTTGATAAACAAATTTAGTAGTAAAAGTAAAATACTAAAACTGATGATAGTTGGCATACCAAACGTGGGTAAATCTACTGTACTAAATCAAATCAGTCGAAAGAAAACTGCAAGAACGGGAGCAGCTCCAGGAATAACCCGGGGGAAGCAGTGGTACAAATTCAAAAATAGGATACATCTTTTGGATACTCCTGGGATTTTGCTTCCCGAATATGATGATTTAGAAGTAGGCTATAAGCTTGCAGTTTGTGAAGCTATTGATATAAATTATTTTCAACTTGAAGAGGTTGCTAAATGGCTATTTGACAATTTGAAAAAATTATCACCTGAAGGGCTAAAAGAAAGATACAAACTAGAAGAACTACCCGAATTTCATTTGTTTTTGGAAGAAATAGGACGAAAAAGGGGTGCCCTTGTTAAAGGCGGGGAGGTTGACTTAGAAAAAGCTTCCCATGTTTTTATAAAGGACTTTAATAATGGGAAGTTTGGCAAAGTTTCATTAGAGAAGGTATAA
- a CDS encoding YifB family Mg chelatase-like AAA ATPase: MYSTLRSCSLVGLEGMLIQVEVDISNGIPAFEIVGLPGAAVKEAKERVRSAIKNSGFNLPPKRITVNLAPGNTRKVGTHFDLPIALGILKATAQINDLSKLKELIVIGELALDGSVRPVEGVLPMAMTVFNEGFKGLIVPYNNLNEAKLVNEIETIPADSLSSLVKFLDGEEDINLEEITKHDINVDNNKSYDTDEVLVSDFSEVSGQYRVKKALEIAGAGSHNVLIVGPPGTGKSMLAKRTAGILPELTFAESMEVTKIFSVAGLLKKDPQLITKSPVRSPHHGVTGPALIGGGKDPMPGEVSLAHKGVLFLDEIAEFSYKVLDQLRQPLEDKIITISRHSSTITYPADFMLIATMNPCYCGNYYTPDVTCTCTEAEIKKYHKKISAPLKDRIDIEVEAPPLKFDEIKGEKKEELSIDIRRRVERARKIQRERYKDIGIASNSALNHTQIKTYCSLDKNCEELLLRTYNKFNLSVRSYDRILKIARTIADLSGEKEILLKHLAEAIGYRGLEMELANL, translated from the coding sequence ATGTATTCTACTTTAAGAAGTTGTTCACTAGTTGGACTAGAAGGGATGTTAATCCAGGTAGAAGTAGATATCTCAAATGGTATACCAGCATTTGAGATTGTTGGCCTGCCTGGTGCTGCTGTTAAGGAGGCCAAAGAAAGAGTTAGGTCAGCAATTAAAAACTCCGGCTTTAATTTGCCCCCAAAAAGGATTACCGTTAACCTTGCTCCTGGAAATACCAGGAAGGTAGGGACTCATTTTGACCTACCAATTGCCCTTGGTATTTTGAAGGCTACGGCTCAAATAAACGATTTGTCTAAATTAAAAGAACTAATAGTTATTGGAGAATTAGCTCTTGATGGTAGCGTAAGGCCTGTAGAAGGTGTCTTGCCAATGGCTATGACAGTGTTTAATGAAGGCTTTAAAGGGTTGATTGTACCTTATAATAACTTGAATGAGGCAAAACTGGTTAATGAAATTGAAACAATTCCTGCTGATTCATTAAGCTCACTAGTTAAGTTTTTAGATGGTGAAGAAGATATTAATTTAGAAGAAATAACTAAACATGACATTAATGTTGATAATAACAAAAGCTATGATACTGATGAAGTTTTGGTATCTGATTTTAGTGAGGTTTCAGGGCAATATAGGGTCAAAAAAGCTCTAGAGATTGCTGGTGCGGGAAGTCATAACGTTTTGATTGTTGGGCCTCCTGGAACAGGTAAATCAATGCTTGCAAAGAGAACAGCAGGAATTTTACCCGAACTGACGTTTGCCGAAAGCATGGAAGTGACTAAAATTTTCAGTGTTGCAGGACTTCTAAAAAAAGACCCTCAGTTAATTACAAAGTCACCCGTTAGAAGCCCGCACCATGGTGTGACGGGTCCAGCCCTTATAGGGGGCGGAAAAGATCCAATGCCTGGAGAGGTGAGTCTTGCTCATAAAGGTGTTTTATTTTTAGATGAAATTGCAGAGTTTTCGTATAAGGTTTTGGATCAGTTAAGACAGCCTTTAGAAGATAAGATAATAACCATATCACGGCATAGTTCAACTATTACTTACCCTGCGGATTTTATGCTTATAGCAACTATGAACCCTTGTTATTGTGGCAATTATTATACTCCTGATGTTACATGTACTTGTACGGAGGCCGAAATTAAAAAATATCATAAAAAGATCAGCGCTCCCTTAAAAGATCGAATCGACATAGAAGTAGAAGCCCCACCATTGAAGTTTGATGAAATAAAAGGTGAAAAAAAAGAGGAGCTTTCTATTGATATTAGAAGAAGAGTTGAAAGGGCAAGAAAGATTCAAAGGGAAAGGTATAAAGATATTGGCATAGCAAGTAATTCTGCTCTAAACCATACACAGATAAAAACCTATTGTTCTCTAGATAAAAATTGTGAGGAGCTGCTTTTAAGAACATATAATAAGTTCAACTTAAGCGTACGATCATATGATAGAATACTAAAAATCGCCAGAACTATTGCTGACCTCTCTGGCGAAAAAGAAATATTATTAAAACATTTAGCAGAAGCTATAGGATATAGAGGCTTGGAAATGGAATTAGCAAACCTTTAA
- the eam gene encoding glutamate 2,3-aminomutase, giving the protein MSKDAREISLERAKELKGRISDFLEKKEEVDTGLKLKDEIQKRKQKVMELFNATEEDWQDWKWHTKNRISDSETLGKILNLSDKEKEEIDKIGEQYRWAVSPYYVSLMDPNDPMDPVRRQSVPTAQEMVDKSGKADPMGEEYTNPSGSITRRYPDRLIINVTNQCAMYCRHCQRRRNIGEVDKPTPQEELEESIDYIKNSPEIRDVLLTGGDAFMLSDEKIDWILTELRKIPHVEIIRLGSRTPVTMPMRVTENLCNVLSKHMPIYVNTHYNHPKEITEEARDACFRLAKAGVSIGNQAVLLNKVNNNPHVMKILNHELLKIMVRPYYIFHAKEVVGTKHFITRVEEGLEILEHLRGYTSGMAIPTYLINAPEGHGKTPMLPQYLISMGKDKIKIRTWENKVFEYPNSSPSE; this is encoded by the coding sequence ATGAGCAAAGATGCTAGAGAAATTTCCTTAGAAAGGGCCAAGGAACTTAAAGGAAGAATATCGGACTTTTTAGAAAAAAAAGAAGAAGTAGATACGGGTCTTAAGTTGAAAGATGAGATCCAAAAAAGAAAACAAAAAGTTATGGAATTATTTAATGCGACAGAAGAAGACTGGCAAGACTGGAAGTGGCATACAAAAAATCGGATTTCTGATTCAGAGACTTTAGGTAAGATATTAAATTTAAGTGATAAAGAAAAAGAGGAAATAGATAAAATAGGTGAACAATATAGATGGGCTGTGTCCCCTTATTATGTTAGTTTAATGGATCCAAATGACCCAATGGATCCTGTGAGAAGACAATCAGTTCCAACTGCACAGGAAATGGTTGACAAAAGTGGAAAAGCAGATCCTATGGGTGAGGAATACACTAACCCAAGTGGAAGTATAACGAGAAGGTATCCAGACAGGTTAATTATCAATGTTACTAACCAGTGTGCAATGTACTGCAGGCATTGTCAGAGAAGAAGGAACATTGGTGAAGTGGATAAACCTACCCCACAAGAAGAGTTAGAAGAATCTATAGATTATATTAAAAATTCTCCAGAAATAAGAGACGTTCTACTTACTGGTGGAGATGCCTTTATGCTGTCTGATGAAAAAATTGATTGGATATTAACTGAGCTTAGAAAAATTCCGCATGTTGAAATTATTAGACTTGGCAGTAGAACGCCTGTAACAATGCCAATGAGGGTAACCGAAAATTTATGTAATGTACTATCTAAACATATGCCAATATATGTAAACACTCATTATAACCATCCCAAAGAAATTACTGAAGAGGCAAGGGATGCGTGTTTTAGACTTGCAAAAGCAGGTGTTTCTATAGGTAACCAGGCGGTATTACTTAATAAAGTAAATAACAACCCACATGTAATGAAAATATTAAATCATGAACTTCTAAAAATAATGGTAAGGCCTTATTATATATTCCATGCTAAGGAAGTCGTAGGAACAAAACACTTTATTACAAGGGTAGAAGAAGGCCTTGAGATATTGGAGCATTTGAGAGGGTATACTTCAGGTATGGCGATACCTACTTATCTTATCAATGCACCGGAAGGACATGGTAAAACGCCGATGCTTCCACAGTACTTAATTTCGATGGGTAAAGATAAGATCAAAATACGTACCTGGGAAAATAAAGTTTTTGAATATCCTAATTCTTCTCCATCAGAATAA